The DNA sequence CGCATGATGGAACGGACATGACGATCAAGCTCATCTGCCTCGATGCCGACGACACGCTCTGGCACAATATGCGTCATTTCAACGCGACCGAAGAAGCGCTGGTGGCGATGTTGAAACCCTTCGCTGAGGATTCCGTCACCCGCGACCGGCTCATCACCTGCGAGACGCGCAATCTCAAACTCTATGGCTATGGCGCCAAGGGCTTTACGCTGTCGATGATCGAGACGGCGGTCGAACTGGCGGGAGACAATCTTTCCAAGTCGCTGGTCGCCGACATTCTCGCTGCCGGGCGTACCCTGCTCGCCCATCCGGTCGAGCTGTTCGACGATGTGCTGGAAACGCTGGAGGCGCTGTCGCATCTGGGCAAGGTCGTGCTGGTGACGAAGGGTGACCTGCTGCACCAGGAAAGCAAGCTGGCAGCGTCGGGCCTGGGCGACCTGTTCAGCGGAATCGAGATCGTCAGCGACAAGAAGCCGGACACCTTCACCCGCATCTTTGCCCAATATGGCGTCGCGGCGGAGGAAGCGGTGATGGCGGGCGATTCGCTGCGATCGGATATCAATCCCGCGCTGGAGGCGGGCGCATGGGCCGCTTATATTCCGCAGGAAGGCGCCTGGGCGCATGAAATGGGCCGGGTGCCCGAGGATCATCCGCGCTTCCGCCTGCTCGACCGGCTGGGCGATCTGCCGGATTGGGTCCGGTCGATCCTTTGATGCGCGCATTGCGGCAACGCGCCGTCGCCCGGATTGCATTTGCGGGCGATGACCGGCCCGCCTAGAGTCGATGCCATGACCGATCTCGACGCCTTCATCGCCGGCCTGCCCAAGGCCGAACTCCATCTGCACATCGAGGGGAGCCTGGAGCCGGAACTGATGTTCGCCCTCGCCCGGCGCAATGGCGTCGCGATCCCCTATGCGGATGTGGAGGCGGTGCGCGCCGCCTATGCCTTCGGCAATCTCCAGGATTTCCTCGACATCTACTATGCCGGGGCGGACGTGCTGCGGACGCGGCAGGATTTCCATGACCTTGCCGCCGCCTATTTCGATCGCGCGGCGGCCGACGG is a window from the Sphingobium sp. V4 genome containing:
- a CDS encoding HAD family hydrolase, with the translated sequence MTIKLICLDADDTLWHNMRHFNATEEALVAMLKPFAEDSVTRDRLITCETRNLKLYGYGAKGFTLSMIETAVELAGDNLSKSLVADILAAGRTLLAHPVELFDDVLETLEALSHLGKVVLVTKGDLLHQESKLAASGLGDLFSGIEIVSDKKPDTFTRIFAQYGVAAEEAVMAGDSLRSDINPALEAGAWAAYIPQEGAWAHEMGRVPEDHPRFRLLDRLGDLPDWVRSIL